Proteins encoded in a region of the Rhizobium sp. CC-YZS058 genome:
- a CDS encoding pilus assembly protein — translation MIALKNRSSIPMLFWRDRSGNFSIMAALVMVPLLAVSAMAVDFGLALSRKAQVQAALDAGVLAAASMPKTTALVMQAEATKVFRANLPGELRTTAVVDSFDLSTANLITMTAHAEVPLTVGRIAFGKAVDVKVISQSIRGDTQKGEIALVLDNTYSMTGQKLIDLKAAATELIQVIEAAKSGTIRISVVPFARYVNVGLQNRSQPWLSVQPDSSTTSQACSTTTKVLSKSGCTISTVQTFKDGIPQISKKETCTNYVYGDPVTVCAPKTTTYTWSGCVGSRRSPLDVSDAAPEVRYTGLINVGCGRPIVFLTSDFDSLRKSIAAMSASDETYITAGILWGWNTLSSIGGAEPPSRSLSKYMVVMTDGANTLSPSASNYTYHNGSSTAQADLLMERVCTNAKAAGITIFTVAVGVSGSTAGALEHCASDSSKVYTVSESSRLVHIFRTIAGQIMTPRLTQ, via the coding sequence ATGATCGCGCTCAAAAATCGGAGCTCGATCCCTATGCTATTCTGGCGTGACCGGTCCGGGAATTTCAGCATCATGGCTGCGCTGGTCATGGTGCCGCTGCTGGCGGTGTCGGCCATGGCTGTCGATTTCGGTCTGGCGCTCTCGCGCAAGGCGCAGGTTCAGGCGGCGCTCGATGCCGGCGTGCTCGCCGCCGCTTCGATGCCGAAGACGACGGCTCTCGTGATGCAGGCGGAGGCGACCAAAGTTTTCCGCGCCAATCTGCCCGGCGAACTGCGCACGACGGCCGTCGTCGACTCCTTCGATCTGTCGACCGCCAACCTCATCACCATGACGGCGCATGCGGAGGTGCCGCTGACCGTGGGCCGGATTGCCTTCGGCAAGGCCGTCGATGTCAAAGTGATCTCCCAGTCGATCCGCGGCGACACTCAGAAGGGTGAGATCGCCCTGGTGCTCGACAACACCTATTCGATGACGGGGCAGAAGCTGATCGATCTCAAAGCTGCGGCCACCGAATTGATCCAGGTCATCGAGGCGGCAAAAAGTGGCACGATACGCATCTCGGTCGTGCCGTTCGCACGGTACGTGAATGTCGGCTTGCAAAACAGAAGCCAGCCCTGGTTGTCGGTTCAGCCAGATTCCTCGACCACGTCGCAGGCCTGCAGCACGACGACGAAGGTGCTGTCCAAATCCGGTTGCACGATCAGCACGGTCCAGACCTTCAAGGACGGCATCCCGCAAATATCCAAAAAGGAAACCTGCACAAACTATGTCTATGGCGATCCTGTCACCGTCTGCGCACCGAAAACCACGACCTACACATGGTCTGGCTGCGTCGGTTCCCGGCGGAGCCCGCTGGACGTCTCGGATGCGGCTCCTGAGGTTCGCTATACCGGCCTTATCAATGTCGGCTGCGGCCGTCCGATTGTCTTTCTGACCAGCGATTTCGATTCGCTGCGCAAGTCGATCGCAGCCATGTCTGCGTCTGACGAGACCTACATAACGGCCGGGATACTCTGGGGCTGGAACACGCTTTCATCCATCGGCGGCGCTGAGCCGCCGTCGCGCTCACTCAGCAAATATATGGTCGTGATGACCGATGGGGCGAACACCCTGTCCCCGAGTGCCAGCAATTACACATACCATAACGGATCCAGTACCGCGCAAGCCGACCTCCTGATGGAGAGGGTGTGCACCAATGCGAAGGCTGCAGGCATTACGATCTTCACTGTTGCCGTCGGCGTCAGCGGATCGACCGCCGGCGCGCTGGAGCACTGCGCCAGCGATTCGTCCAAAGTCTATACGGTGAGCGAATCCAGCCGCCTGGTGCACATCTTCCGCACCATCGCCGGCCAGATCATGACGCCAAGGCTGACGCAATAA
- a CDS encoding flagellar basal body protein codes for MSLASLFSISTQGMQAQSTRLSAQANNIANLQSTGYRPQSVLLSAQAEGGVEARVTEKEPGEGNVQDDVLGIIESAASFALTADVFATGADLWNMLATVKR; via the coding sequence ATGTCTCTTGCGTCCCTTTTCTCCATCTCCACCCAAGGCATGCAGGCGCAGAGCACGCGGCTCTCTGCCCAGGCGAACAACATCGCCAACCTCCAGTCTACCGGCTACAGGCCGCAGTCCGTGCTTCTCAGCGCGCAGGCGGAGGGCGGCGTCGAGGCGCGGGTGACGGAGAAGGAGCCGGGCGAGGGCAATGTGCAGGACGATGTGCTCGGCATCATCGAAAGCGCAGCCAGCTTCGCGCTGACCGCCGACGTGTTCGCGACCGGTGCCGATCTCTGGAACATGCTCGCCACCGTGAAGCGCTAA
- the lipB gene encoding lipoyl(octanoyl) transferase LipB, with protein sequence MQRDSLDSRFLPAPGHPPVRWRIAPDLVPYSEAVTRMEAELERIARGEADELVWLVEHPPLYTAGTSADAADLVSPDRFPVHATGRGGEYTYHGPGQRVVYVMLDLKRRRQDVRAFVAALESLAIGTLAAMNVTGERREDRVGVWVRRPEKPPLPDGSPAEDKIAAIGIRLRRWVSFHGLSLNVDPELDHFDGIVPCGIRGYGVTSLADLGLLISMPEVDMQLRGAFEEIFGPTRLDREAG encoded by the coding sequence ATGCAGCGCGACAGCCTCGACAGCCGCTTTCTCCCCGCGCCCGGCCATCCGCCGGTGCGCTGGCGGATCGCGCCGGATCTCGTCCCCTATTCTGAGGCGGTCACGCGGATGGAAGCCGAGCTCGAGCGGATTGCGCGTGGCGAGGCCGATGAGCTCGTCTGGCTGGTCGAGCACCCGCCGCTCTATACGGCCGGAACCAGTGCCGATGCCGCCGACCTCGTCTCGCCCGATCGTTTCCCGGTCCATGCCACCGGCCGCGGCGGCGAATATACCTATCATGGGCCAGGACAACGCGTGGTCTACGTGATGCTGGATCTGAAGCGCCGCCGGCAGGATGTGCGCGCCTTCGTCGCCGCGCTCGAATCGCTGGCGATCGGCACGCTGGCGGCCATGAACGTCACGGGCGAGCGGCGGGAGGATCGCGTCGGGGTCTGGGTGCGGCGGCCGGAAAAACCGCCTCTGCCCGATGGCTCACCCGCGGAGGACAAGATCGCGGCGATCGGCATCCGCCTGCGGCGCTGGGTCAGTTTTCATGGCCTGTCGCTGAACGTCGATCCGGAACTCGACCATTTCGACGGGATCGTTCCCTGCGGCATCCGGGGCTATGGCGTCACCAGCCTTGCCGATCTCGGCCTGCTCATCTCCATGCCGGAGGTCGACATGCAGCTGCGCGGCGCCTTCGAGGAAATTTTCGGCCCGACGCGGCTCGATCGCGAAGCCGGCTGA
- a CDS encoding DMT family transporter — MQQASSDSARATGMAIMLGAMLILPGMDAIAKYMAVSAGMSPAQVTFYRFFFQLVATLPMLVRLGGLRALTPERPWFNLLRGVLLAAAALLFFTAVKYMPLADVFAIYFVEPFMLTCLSALILGERVGWPRWVAIAVGFGGAMIVIQPSFQAFGLTALLPVGCAFLFACYLLMNRASGPADTPLAMQTFAGIGGTLFMGATILLGHGAALPDFAPSLPQTPLGWLLVMTLGTLSGYGHLMVVKAFRAAPASLLAPFHYFEIVSATALGFLVFGEFPTASKWLGVAIIVGSGLFMIWRERRAVPEPSVP; from the coding sequence ATGCAACAGGCCTCGTCCGACTCCGCACGCGCGACGGGCATGGCCATCATGCTCGGCGCCATGCTCATTCTGCCCGGCATGGATGCGATCGCCAAATACATGGCCGTCTCGGCCGGCATGTCGCCAGCGCAGGTGACCTTCTACCGGTTCTTCTTCCAGCTCGTCGCCACGCTGCCGATGCTCGTCAGGCTGGGCGGACTTCGGGCACTGACGCCGGAGCGGCCGTGGTTCAATCTCCTGCGCGGCGTGCTGCTGGCCGCCGCGGCGCTGCTCTTCTTCACCGCGGTCAAATACATGCCGCTCGCCGATGTCTTCGCGATCTATTTCGTCGAGCCCTTCATGCTGACCTGCCTTTCGGCCTTAATTCTCGGCGAACGGGTCGGCTGGCCGCGCTGGGTGGCGATCGCGGTCGGCTTCGGCGGCGCGATGATCGTCATCCAGCCGAGTTTCCAAGCTTTCGGCCTGACGGCGCTTCTGCCTGTCGGCTGTGCCTTTCTGTTTGCCTGCTATCTGCTGATGAACCGCGCCTCCGGCCCGGCCGACACGCCGCTCGCCATGCAGACCTTCGCCGGCATCGGCGGCACGCTGTTCATGGGGGCGACGATTCTGCTCGGACACGGGGCAGCGCTGCCGGATTTCGCCCCGTCCCTGCCGCAGACGCCGCTCGGTTGGCTGCTGGTCATGACGCTCGGCACGCTGTCCGGCTATGGGCATCTGATGGTGGTGAAAGCCTTCCGCGCCGCGCCCGCCTCGCTGCTCGCACCGTTCCACTATTTCGAGATCGTCAGCGCGACCGCGCTCGGCTTTCTGGTGTTCGGAGAGTTTCCCACCGCCTCGAAATGGCTCGGTGTCGCGATCATCGTCGGGTCCGGCCTGTTCATGATCTGGCGGGAACGCCGCGCGGTGCCGGAACCGAGCGTGCCCTGA
- a CDS encoding helix-turn-helix domain-containing protein, with translation MRMSTEKMLSLIGQRQDDDTLGGRIWRARTALNLSTADLARQLGVRPDTISAWERDRSEPRTSRLFVLAGLLKVTPAWLMEGRGEAPRDGLSLGPAEALAEELSKIRALHAETARAIAALELALSRVLQDI, from the coding sequence ATGCGCATGTCGACGGAGAAGATGCTGTCCCTGATCGGGCAGCGACAGGACGACGACACGCTGGGCGGACGGATCTGGCGGGCGCGCACCGCGCTCAATCTTTCGACCGCCGACCTCGCCCGGCAGCTCGGCGTGCGCCCCGACACGATCTCTGCCTGGGAGCGCGACCGATCCGAACCAAGAACCAGCCGTCTCTTCGTTCTGGCCGGCCTGCTGAAGGTCACGCCGGCCTGGCTGATGGAAGGCCGCGGCGAAGCGCCGCGCGATGGACTTTCGCTCGGCCCTGCCGAGGCCCTGGCCGAAGAGCTGTCAAAAATCAGGGCGCTGCACGCCGAGACGGCTCGCGCAATCGCCGCCCTGGAGCTTGCGCTTTCCCGCGTTCTGCAAGACATCTGA
- a CDS encoding S-(hydroxymethyl)glutathione dehydrogenase/class III alcohol dehydrogenase: MDVRAAVAVQAGKPLEIMTVNLEGPKAGEVLVEIKATGICHTDEFTLSGADPEGIFPAILGHEGAGVVVDVGPGVTSLKKGDHVIPLYTPECRTCPSCLSRKTNLCTAIRSTQGQGLMPDGTSRFSIGKDKIHHYMGCSTFANFTVLPEIALAKVNPDAPFDKICYIGCGVTTGVGAVINTAKVEIGATAIVFGLGGIGLNVIQGLRLAGADMIIGVDLNNEKKAWGERFGMTHFVNPKEIEGDLVAYLVNMTKRGADQIGGADYTFDCTGNTKVMRQALEASHRGWGKSVIIGVAGAGQEIATRPFQLVTGRTWMGTAFGGARGRTDVPKIVDWYMEGKIEIDPMITHLLPLEDINTGFDLMHEGKSIRSVVVY; the protein is encoded by the coding sequence ATGGACGTTCGCGCCGCTGTTGCCGTTCAGGCCGGCAAGCCGCTGGAAATCATGACCGTGAACCTGGAAGGCCCCAAGGCCGGCGAGGTGCTGGTGGAAATCAAGGCGACCGGCATCTGCCACACGGACGAGTTCACCCTGTCCGGCGCGGACCCGGAGGGAATTTTCCCGGCGATCCTCGGCCATGAAGGCGCGGGCGTTGTGGTGGATGTCGGCCCCGGCGTCACCTCGCTGAAGAAGGGCGATCATGTCATTCCGCTCTACACGCCGGAATGCCGAACCTGCCCCTCCTGCCTGTCGCGCAAGACCAATCTCTGCACCGCCATCCGCTCCACCCAGGGCCAGGGCCTGATGCCGGACGGCACCTCGCGCTTCTCGATCGGCAAGGACAAGATCCACCATTACATGGGCTGCTCCACCTTCGCCAATTTCACGGTCCTGCCGGAGATCGCGCTGGCCAAGGTCAATCCGGACGCCCCCTTCGACAAGATCTGCTATATCGGCTGCGGCGTGACGACCGGCGTCGGCGCGGTCATCAACACAGCCAAGGTGGAAATCGGCGCGACCGCGATCGTTTTCGGCCTCGGCGGCATCGGCCTCAACGTCATCCAGGGCCTGCGGCTTGCCGGCGCCGACATGATCATCGGCGTCGACCTCAACAATGAGAAGAAGGCCTGGGGCGAGCGCTTCGGCATGACGCATTTCGTCAACCCCAAGGAGATCGAGGGCGATCTCGTCGCCTATCTCGTCAACATGACCAAGCGTGGCGCGGACCAGATCGGCGGGGCGGACTATACCTTCGACTGCACGGGCAACACCAAAGTCATGCGCCAGGCGCTCGAGGCTTCGCATCGCGGCTGGGGTAAGTCGGTCATCATCGGCGTCGCCGGCGCCGGGCAGGAAATTGCCACCCGCCCCTTCCAGCTCGTCACCGGCCGCACCTGGATGGGAACGGCCTTCGGCGGCGCCCGCGGCCGCACCGACGTGCCGAAGATCGTCGATTGGTACATGGAGGGCAAGATCGAGATCGACCCGATGATCACCCATCTCCTGCCGCTCGAAGACATCAACACCGGCTTCGACCTGATGCACGAAGGCAAATCGATCCGCAGCGTGGTGGTGTACTGA
- a CDS encoding BrnT family toxin — protein MFEWDDAKNELNIAKHGVGFATAVRIFDGPVFTSIDRRFDYGEVRENSLGMVDGVLCLAVTHTNRHGVRRLISARRASRRERARYAEELRKGTES, from the coding sequence ATGTTCGAATGGGACGATGCCAAGAATGAGCTGAACATTGCCAAGCACGGCGTCGGCTTTGCCACCGCCGTGCGGATCTTCGATGGGCCCGTCTTCACCAGCATCGACCGTCGTTTTGACTATGGCGAAGTCAGGGAAAACAGTCTTGGTATGGTTGACGGCGTGTTGTGCCTCGCGGTGACCCATACCAACAGGCACGGCGTGCGAAGACTGATCTCCGCCCGTCGCGCCAGCCGCAGGGAGAGAGCTCGCTATGCCGAAGAACTTCGAAAAGGAACTGAGTCTTGA
- a CDS encoding BrnA antitoxin family protein has translation MPKNFEKELSLEELAALPDDEIDMGDLPELNETFWQDARLVRPEGTEQITLRVKKSVLQAYRETGKGYQTRMNAVLESYARTMSKQKQR, from the coding sequence ATGCCGAAGAACTTCGAAAAGGAACTGAGTCTTGAGGAGCTCGCCGCTCTTCCGGATGATGAGATCGATATGGGCGATCTGCCCGAGCTGAACGAGACGTTCTGGCAGGACGCGCGCTTGGTCCGTCCCGAAGGAACAGAACAGATCACCCTCCGCGTGAAAAAGTCTGTGCTGCAGGCCTATCGAGAGACCGGTAAAGGCTACCAGACCCGCATGAACGCGGTTCTCGAATCCTACGCCCGGACCATGTCCAAGCAGAAGCAACGCTGA
- a CDS encoding YaiI/YqxD family protein, protein MPEIYVDADACPVKPEILKVAERHGMKVTFVANSGLRPSRDPMVVNVIVSAGFDAADDWIAERARPGDVVVTADVPLAGRCVAAGALVTGPTGRIFDTANIGMATAMRELGAHLRETGESKGYNAAFSPRDRSAFLESLDRLCRRAKQA, encoded by the coding sequence ATGCCCGAAATCTATGTCGATGCCGATGCCTGTCCGGTCAAGCCGGAGATCCTCAAGGTCGCCGAGCGGCACGGGATGAAGGTGACCTTCGTCGCCAATTCCGGGTTGCGGCCGTCGCGGGATCCGATGGTGGTCAATGTCATCGTTTCCGCGGGTTTCGATGCGGCCGACGACTGGATCGCCGAGCGGGCGCGTCCAGGCGATGTGGTGGTGACGGCCGACGTGCCGCTGGCCGGTCGCTGCGTAGCGGCGGGCGCGCTGGTGACCGGGCCGACAGGCCGGATCTTCGACACCGCCAATATCGGCATGGCGACCGCCATGCGCGAACTCGGGGCGCACCTGCGTGAGACGGGGGAGAGCAAGGGCTACAACGCCGCTTTTTCCCCCCGCGACCGCTCCGCCTTTCTCGAATCCCTCGACCGGCTCTGCCGGCGGGCGAAACAGGCCTGA
- a CDS encoding DUF1345 domain-containing protein, whose translation MADALTLLHRRHRPFLVAFGVASLALVLGLATLDRRLAIELAAVSFFLTYLILAALKVPRLDGPYLRDNAAGTDEPAIVIFLVTVAAVVISLGALFQVLNEQKGAPIIERLLAFSAVASGWLTVHTMAAFHYAHRYWSPDMLSPAAKTGGETTEMNTPNRGLDFPRTPLPGIVDFLYFAFVIGMTAQTSDVAITSTEMRSVNLVHAIVSFFFNAVLVAVAVNAAVALL comes from the coding sequence ATGGCCGATGCCCTGACGCTTCTGCACCGCCGCCACCGACCCTTTCTGGTGGCCTTCGGCGTCGCCAGCCTTGCGCTGGTCCTCGGCCTTGCCACGCTCGATAGGCGGCTTGCCATCGAGCTTGCTGCGGTGTCGTTCTTCTTGACCTATCTGATCCTTGCGGCTCTGAAGGTACCGCGGCTCGACGGGCCCTATCTGCGCGACAATGCGGCCGGCACCGACGAGCCGGCCATCGTCATCTTCCTCGTTACCGTGGCCGCAGTCGTCATCAGTCTCGGCGCGCTCTTCCAGGTGCTGAACGAACAGAAGGGGGCGCCGATCATCGAGCGTTTGCTCGCCTTTTCGGCGGTGGCGAGCGGCTGGCTGACCGTGCACACCATGGCCGCCTTTCATTATGCCCACCGCTACTGGAGCCCGGACATGCTGTCCCCCGCGGCCAAGACGGGCGGAGAAACCACGGAAATGAACACGCCGAACCGCGGGCTCGATTTTCCGCGCACGCCTCTGCCCGGCATCGTCGATTTCCTCTATTTTGCCTTCGTGATCGGCATGACGGCACAGACCTCGGATGTCGCAATCACCTCGACCGAGATGCGAAGCGTCAATCTGGTGCACGCCATCGTCTCGTTCTTCTTCAATGCGGTGCTGGTGGCGGTTGCGGTGAACGCGGCCGTGGCCCTGCTCTAG
- the fghA gene encoding S-formylglutathione hydrolase gives MKTISEAVAFGGRQVVYSHASTACACEMTFAVFVPPQAAEAPCPVLWYLSGLTCTHANVMDKGEYRRMAAELGLIIVCPDTSPRGPDAADEPDNWQMGKGAGFYLDATEEPWAQHYQMSRYLTEDLPALIAAAFPADMSRQGIFGHSMGGHGALTMALKNPSRFRSCSAFAPIVAPSTADWSIGAFEAYLGPDRAAWRAYDACALVEDGARFPEILIDQGSADGFLEKGLRPWLFEKAVEGTEIALTLRMQPHYDHSYFFISTFMDDHLRWHATRLA, from the coding sequence ATGAAAACGATTTCAGAAGCCGTTGCCTTCGGCGGTCGCCAGGTCGTCTACAGCCATGCCTCGACGGCATGTGCCTGCGAGATGACCTTCGCGGTCTTCGTTCCGCCACAGGCGGCCGAAGCGCCCTGCCCCGTTCTCTGGTATCTCTCCGGCCTGACCTGCACCCATGCCAATGTCATGGACAAGGGCGAGTACCGGCGGATGGCGGCGGAGCTTGGTCTGATCATCGTCTGCCCGGATACGAGCCCACGCGGACCGGACGCCGCCGACGAGCCGGACAATTGGCAGATGGGCAAGGGCGCCGGCTTCTACCTCGACGCGACGGAGGAACCTTGGGCGCAACACTACCAGATGTCGCGCTATCTGACCGAAGACCTGCCTGCGCTGATCGCCGCCGCCTTTCCCGCCGATATGAGCCGTCAGGGAATCTTCGGCCACTCCATGGGCGGCCATGGCGCGCTGACGATGGCGCTGAAGAACCCGAGCCGCTTCCGCTCCTGCTCTGCCTTCGCTCCGATCGTCGCCCCGTCCACGGCCGACTGGTCGATCGGTGCCTTCGAGGCCTATCTCGGGCCAGACCGCGCGGCGTGGCGGGCCTATGACGCCTGCGCGCTGGTCGAGGATGGCGCCCGCTTCCCGGAGATCCTGATCGACCAGGGCTCGGCCGACGGGTTCCTCGAGAAGGGCCTGCGTCCCTGGCTGTTCGAGAAAGCGGTTGAAGGCACGGAGATCGCCCTGACGCTGCGCATGCAGCCGCATTACGATCATTCCTATTTCTTCATCTCCACCTTCATGGACGACCACTTGAGATGGCATGCCACACGTCTCGCCTGA
- a CDS encoding DUF1883 domain-containing protein, giving the protein MASTSQSINFTHYDLKEQRADTVVEITLSAVANVRLMTDANFKLYKQAAKHQFLGGVAKKSPLRLAVPASGHWHLVVDMQGLNGLAQSKIRVIDAAPAQRAQSAG; this is encoded by the coding sequence ATGGCATCCACATCGCAATCCATCAACTTCACCCATTACGATCTCAAGGAGCAGCGCGCTGATACGGTCGTCGAAATCACGCTTTCAGCGGTCGCCAATGTCCGCCTGATGACGGACGCGAACTTCAAGCTCTACAAGCAGGCCGCCAAGCACCAGTTTCTCGGCGGAGTGGCCAAGAAGTCGCCGCTGCGGCTTGCCGTGCCCGCCTCCGGTCATTGGCACCTTGTGGTCGACATGCAGGGCCTGAACGGCTTGGCGCAGTCGAAAATCCGCGTCATCGATGCCGCGCCCGCTCAAAGGGCACAGTCAGCCGGATAG
- the crcB gene encoding fluoride efflux transporter CrcB: MLNIALVAAGGAIGSVLRYLVGLAAARSLGPVFPFGTLTVNLVGGFLIGLVAGVFAIRAEAPQELRVFLITGCLGGFTTFSAFSLDVVTLLERGDSGLAALYLLVSVGFSIAAVFAGLALMRTIL; encoded by the coding sequence ATGCTGAATATCGCCCTCGTCGCCGCAGGCGGCGCCATCGGATCGGTTCTGCGCTATCTCGTGGGATTGGCCGCCGCCCGCAGCCTCGGCCCCGTCTTCCCCTTCGGAACACTGACCGTCAACCTCGTCGGCGGATTCCTGATCGGCCTGGTGGCCGGCGTCTTCGCCATACGGGCGGAAGCGCCGCAGGAGCTGCGGGTCTTCCTGATCACCGGGTGCCTCGGCGGCTTCACGACCTTCTCCGCCTTTTCGCTCGACGTCGTCACGCTCCTGGAGCGTGGAGACAGCGGGTTGGCGGCGCTCTATCTGCTCGTGAGCGTCGGTTTTTCCATTGCCGCGGTCTTTGCGGGACTGGCCCTGATGCGGACCATTCTGTAG
- a CDS encoding RluA family pseudouridine synthase: MAGIEHRTVDADEAGMRLDRWFKLHFPGLGFGALQKLLRSGQIRIDGGRVKSDTRIEPGQSIRIPPMDVDAKRAAGPIAGRDLKHAPDAELLRRMVLHEDAKVIVLNKPAGIAVQGGSGVNRHIDQMLDAWVSPKGEKPRLVHRLDRDTAGVLVIARTRGAAQKLTAAFRERDTKKTYWSLVKGVPRKREDKISTWLVKEQTPDGDRMRIAKHGEDGADHAISYYRILEQAGQDFAWLEMEPYTGRTHQLRVHAAHIGHPILGDPKYFDADLNWTFPGGVQNKLHLLARHIDIPHPDGGRLSVTAPLPPHMQQSWNLFGFDLDNAGED, from the coding sequence GTGGCCGGAATTGAGCACAGGACTGTGGACGCCGACGAAGCCGGCATGCGGCTGGACCGCTGGTTCAAGCTGCATTTCCCCGGCCTCGGCTTTGGAGCCCTGCAAAAGCTGTTGCGCTCCGGCCAGATCCGCATCGATGGCGGGCGGGTCAAATCCGATACGCGGATCGAGCCCGGCCAGTCGATCCGCATTCCGCCGATGGATGTCGACGCCAAGCGTGCCGCCGGTCCGATCGCCGGACGCGACCTGAAACATGCGCCCGATGCCGAATTGCTGCGCCGCATGGTGCTGCACGAGGATGCGAAGGTCATCGTGCTCAACAAGCCGGCCGGCATCGCCGTACAGGGCGGCTCGGGCGTCAATCGCCATATCGACCAGATGCTGGACGCCTGGGTCAGCCCGAAGGGCGAGAAGCCGCGTCTCGTCCACCGCCTCGACCGCGACACCGCCGGCGTTCTCGTCATCGCCCGCACCCGCGGCGCGGCGCAGAAACTGACTGCTGCCTTCCGCGAGCGCGACACGAAGAAAACCTACTGGTCGCTGGTCAAGGGCGTGCCGCGCAAGCGCGAGGACAAGATCTCGACCTGGCTCGTCAAGGAGCAGACACCGGATGGCGACCGCATGCGCATCGCCAAGCATGGCGAGGACGGGGCCGACCACGCGATCTCCTACTACCGAATCCTTGAACAGGCCGGGCAGGATTTTGCCTGGCTGGAGATGGAGCCCTATACGGGTCGCACCCACCAGCTGCGCGTCCACGCCGCCCATATCGGCCATCCGATTCTGGGCGATCCGAAATATTTCGACGCCGATCTCAACTGGACCTTCCCGGGCGGGGTGCAGAACAAGCTCCACCTGCTTGCCCGCCATATCGATATTCCCCATCCCGATGGCGGCCGGTTAAGCGTCACCGCGCCCCTGCCGCCGCATATGCAGCAGAGCTGGAACCTGTTCGGCTTCGACCTCGACAATGCCGGGGAAGACTGA
- a CDS encoding HAD-IA family hydrolase, which produces MHLVLFDCDGTLVDSAALINETMARTFRAFGLTPPSLSETKSIIGLTLDIAIAKLKASPHVDDEAIAMTAHYKSIYAAVRADGFIEPLFSGIAPMMATLEQDQRCVLGAVTGKSRRGLVMIETSHGMERSFRVSRTADDCPSKPHPAMVSECCAEAGILPGRTVVIGDAVYDMQMAKAAGALAVGVAWGYAPVDSLVAAGADRIVRDPQEILDMLETLHD; this is translated from the coding sequence ATGCATCTCGTCCTCTTCGATTGCGACGGCACGCTGGTCGACAGCGCGGCGCTGATCAACGAGACCATGGCCCGCACGTTCCGCGCCTTCGGCCTTACCCCGCCGAGCCTGTCCGAGACCAAGTCGATCATCGGCCTAACCCTCGATATCGCCATCGCAAAGCTCAAAGCCTCGCCGCATGTGGACGATGAGGCGATCGCGATGACGGCCCATTACAAGAGCATCTATGCGGCCGTGCGGGCAGACGGATTCATCGAGCCGCTCTTTTCCGGCATCGCGCCGATGATGGCGACGCTCGAGCAGGATCAACGCTGCGTGCTCGGTGCCGTCACCGGCAAGTCGCGCCGCGGGCTTGTGATGATCGAGACCAGCCATGGGATGGAACGGAGCTTCCGCGTCAGCCGCACGGCGGATGATTGCCCCTCCAAGCCGCACCCGGCCATGGTCAGCGAATGCTGCGCCGAAGCCGGCATTTTGCCCGGGCGAACGGTTGTTATCGGCGATGCGGTTTACGATATGCAGATGGCCAAAGCCGCGGGTGCGCTGGCTGTCGGCGTCGCCTGGGGATATGCCCCGGTGGACTCCCTGGTTGCCGCCGGCGCCGACCGGATCGTGCGCGACCCGCAAGAGATCCTCGACATGCTGGAGACCCTGCATGACTGA